Proteins from a single region of Akkermansiaceae bacterium:
- the cysD gene encoding sulfate adenylyltransferase subunit CysD produces the protein MPNYQLSHLDQLEAEAIFILRETAAQFQNPALLFSGGKDSIVMAWLARKAFWPARMPFPLVHIDTGHNFPETMTYRDEFVELIRANLIVGSVQESIDTGRVVEEKGPNASRNKLQTVTLLDTIEKYDYDAALGGGRRDEEKARAKERFFSHRDDFGQWDPKNQRPELWNLFNGRKNPGEHFRVFPLSNFTEMDIWMYIKREKIPLPNIYFTHQREVFERNGQLLAVTDFLKPQEHEKIEIRTVRFRTIGDATCTGAVESPAADLDEVIAEVAAARQTERGTRADDKRSETAMEDRKKEGYF, from the coding sequence ATGCCTAATTATCAACTGAGCCATCTCGATCAGCTCGAAGCGGAGGCTATTTTCATCCTCCGCGAAACGGCTGCCCAGTTCCAAAATCCCGCCCTTCTTTTCTCCGGAGGAAAGGATTCGATCGTGATGGCTTGGCTCGCACGCAAGGCATTCTGGCCGGCCCGCATGCCTTTCCCGCTCGTCCACATCGACACGGGGCACAATTTCCCGGAAACGATGACCTACCGCGACGAGTTCGTGGAATTGATCCGCGCGAACCTCATCGTCGGCTCCGTCCAGGAGTCCATCGACACCGGCCGCGTGGTGGAGGAGAAGGGACCGAACGCCTCCCGCAACAAGCTCCAGACCGTCACCCTGCTCGATACCATCGAGAAATACGACTACGACGCCGCCCTCGGTGGTGGACGCCGTGACGAGGAAAAGGCCCGGGCGAAGGAACGCTTCTTCTCCCACCGGGATGACTTCGGCCAGTGGGATCCCAAGAACCAGCGCCCGGAACTCTGGAACCTCTTCAACGGCCGCAAGAACCCCGGCGAACACTTCCGGGTCTTCCCTCTGTCGAACTTCACCGAGATGGACATCTGGATGTACATCAAGCGCGAGAAAATCCCGCTTCCGAACATCTACTTCACCCATCAGCGTGAGGTGTTCGAGCGTAACGGCCAGCTTCTCGCCGTCACCGATTTCCTGAAACCCCAGGAGCACGAAAAGATCGAAATCCGCACCGTGCGGTTCCGCACCATCGGTGACGCCACCTGCACCGGTGCCGTGGAATCCCCGGCCGCCGACCTTGACGAAGTCATCGCCGAAGTCGCCGCCGCCCGCCAGACCGAACGCGGCACCCGTGCCGACGACAAACGTTCCGAAACCGCCATGGAAGACAGGAAAAAAGAAGGATACTTCTGA
- a CDS encoding response regulator transcription factor, which produces MTILIAEDDPLTLDALAACLEEEGFATLRALDGREALHHWKEGKAQLLCLDIMMPGIDGFEVCRQVRRTDRRVPILFLSAKREEADVVAGLGIGADDFIRKPFTRGEVVARVHAALRRSGAQGNGGDSFPMGDLRVWPDRLEAERAGKKIELTQREVRMLALLHRQAGKPVSRDTFLDECWGLDYFPDSRTLDQHVFTLRKKIEADPAHPSIVGTVRGIGYRFGG; this is translated from the coding sequence ATGACCATCCTCATTGCCGAAGACGATCCCCTGACACTGGATGCGCTCGCCGCGTGCCTGGAGGAGGAGGGCTTTGCGACGTTGCGGGCACTTGATGGCCGGGAGGCGTTGCACCATTGGAAGGAAGGGAAAGCACAACTGTTGTGCCTGGATATCATGATGCCGGGGATCGATGGTTTCGAGGTCTGCCGTCAGGTGCGGAGAACGGATCGCCGGGTGCCCATCCTTTTCCTGTCCGCGAAGCGGGAGGAAGCGGACGTGGTGGCAGGCCTGGGAATCGGGGCGGATGATTTCATCCGCAAGCCATTCACCCGCGGCGAAGTTGTCGCGCGGGTACATGCGGCGCTGCGGAGATCCGGAGCGCAGGGAAATGGCGGAGATTCCTTCCCGATGGGGGACCTGCGGGTGTGGCCGGACCGCCTGGAGGCGGAGCGGGCGGGGAAAAAGATCGAACTCACCCAGCGGGAGGTCCGGATGCTGGCCCTTCTCCACCGGCAGGCGGGGAAGCCGGTCAGCAGGGATACTTTCCTCGATGAGTGCTGGGGTCTGGATTACTTCCCGGACTCCCGGACGCTCGACCAGCACGTGTTCACGCTGAGGAAGAAGATCGAAGCCGATCCGGCGCATCCATCCATCGTCGGGACGGTGCGCGGGATCGGTTACCGGTTCGGCGGTTAG
- a CDS encoding HAMP domain-containing histidine kinase translates to MRGIWFTLGPMIVAALLVLWGGERLSRRAVEERVPADRERLLDFSEALRGKLSELDALFAEHVTRLAGLADSDDEEMLRQACQRLVGIRTCHVFRANGRKWEVSGKPVEPDGERPPDVRIEGEGAGLDPGRTVLLPKAGRAAERNAGWLGSPVPGYRVFWRTTPAGHRIAVTVDEVELQAKLREDLVKWAGDYSAPLRNGGTLFSLSGPSGRTYPVAATDAGESPAAVVIPHRSALGEWQVSAWDRSRFRQERDAATMGLAVFFSAVLLSLGAFLFFERRRSVRLAEARVSFVNRVSHELGTPLTNILLNLDLVSRSMERNPEEARRRLGMVAEEARRLARLVANVLTFSRGGRDDRRGRVVSCVPDEVIAAVLEQFQPSLGRRGMRIEWQADAGGRVLADPDALSQIVSNLISNVEKYAAGGGWLGMTSTLAGGRLHVRVADRGPGIPSRHGERIFGAFERIETAVNEGASGTGLGLSIARDLARRGDGELSLVPAAMGAVFELDLPAFPSPV, encoded by the coding sequence ATGCGGGGAATCTGGTTCACGCTCGGCCCGATGATCGTCGCCGCCCTTCTGGTGCTATGGGGTGGCGAGCGGTTGTCGCGGCGTGCCGTGGAGGAACGGGTTCCGGCGGACCGGGAAAGGTTGCTGGATTTTTCGGAAGCATTGCGGGGCAAGCTCTCGGAACTGGATGCGCTGTTCGCGGAGCATGTCACGCGGTTGGCGGGGCTGGCGGATTCCGATGACGAGGAAATGCTCCGGCAGGCATGCCAGCGGTTGGTGGGGATACGCACGTGCCATGTGTTCAGGGCGAATGGGCGGAAATGGGAGGTTTCCGGAAAGCCCGTGGAGCCGGATGGGGAACGGCCTCCGGACGTCAGGATCGAGGGGGAAGGTGCGGGGCTTGATCCTGGTCGGACGGTGCTGTTGCCAAAGGCGGGCAGAGCGGCGGAGCGGAATGCGGGGTGGCTGGGATCACCGGTGCCGGGGTACCGCGTGTTCTGGAGAACGACGCCTGCGGGTCACCGGATCGCTGTCACGGTGGACGAGGTGGAGCTGCAGGCGAAGCTAAGGGAGGATCTTGTGAAATGGGCCGGGGACTACTCGGCGCCGCTCCGCAACGGTGGGACCCTGTTCTCCCTGAGCGGACCTTCCGGAAGGACTTATCCTGTGGCGGCCACCGATGCCGGAGAGAGTCCTGCGGCGGTGGTCATCCCCCACCGTTCGGCATTGGGGGAATGGCAGGTCTCGGCGTGGGACCGGAGCCGGTTCCGGCAGGAGAGGGATGCCGCGACCATGGGGCTGGCGGTATTTTTTTCAGCGGTGCTTCTCTCTCTGGGGGCCTTCCTGTTTTTCGAAAGGAGGAGGAGCGTGAGGCTGGCGGAAGCGCGGGTTTCCTTCGTGAACCGTGTCTCGCACGAACTTGGAACCCCGCTGACGAACATCCTGCTGAATCTGGATCTCGTTTCGCGCTCGATGGAGCGGAATCCGGAGGAAGCACGGCGGAGATTGGGGATGGTGGCGGAAGAGGCCAGGAGGTTGGCGCGGTTGGTGGCGAATGTGCTGACGTTTTCGCGCGGTGGGCGGGATGACCGGAGAGGGCGGGTGGTATCCTGTGTCCCGGATGAGGTGATCGCCGCGGTGCTGGAGCAGTTCCAGCCTTCACTGGGCCGGCGGGGCATGCGGATCGAGTGGCAGGCCGATGCGGGAGGACGGGTGCTCGCGGATCCGGATGCGCTGTCACAGATCGTGTCGAATCTGATTTCGAACGTGGAGAAATACGCCGCTGGCGGCGGGTGGCTGGGGATGACGAGCACGCTCGCGGGAGGAAGGCTGCACGTGCGCGTGGCGGACCGAGGGCCGGGCATCCCGTCACGGCATGGTGAGCGGATTTTCGGGGCGTTCGAGAGGATCGAAACCGCCGTGAACGAAGGTGCGAGCGGGACCGGCCTGGGGCTTTCCATCGCACGTGATCTCGCGCGTCGGGGGGATGGTGAACTCAGCTTGGTGCCCGCTGCGATGGGAGCCGTGTTCGAACTCGATCTGCCCGCGTTTCCCTCTCCCGTGTAA
- a CDS encoding WecB/TagA/CpsF family glycosyltransferase → METRSNVLGVGISPLDLPSAVETILAASSRPGFSGYVTVTGVHGVMESQRDAALKEIHNRSFLSVPDGMPMVWVGKWNGFEDMGRVYGPDLMLGITGTCGPERGHFYFGGGDGVTTKLAEKLQERFPGSRVVAQVTPPFRPLTPEEEQQLAATIRETRPHFFWVGLSTPKQERFMHSFLEKFPDLTAGWDHGLVMLGVGAAFDFHAGLVKQAPSWLQKRGLEWFFRLLMEPKRLWRRYLYNNPRFIWQIFLQMTELKKF, encoded by the coding sequence ATGGAGACACGCAGCAACGTGCTGGGCGTGGGGATCAGTCCCCTGGACCTTCCCAGCGCCGTGGAGACCATCCTTGCCGCATCCTCGCGGCCGGGATTCTCCGGTTACGTCACCGTGACCGGGGTCCACGGAGTCATGGAAAGCCAGCGTGACGCCGCGTTGAAGGAGATCCACAACCGCTCCTTCCTTTCCGTCCCTGACGGCATGCCGATGGTCTGGGTGGGGAAATGGAACGGCTTCGAGGACATGGGCCGGGTGTATGGCCCGGACCTGATGCTCGGGATCACCGGCACCTGCGGCCCGGAGCGGGGTCACTTCTACTTCGGCGGCGGAGATGGAGTCACCACCAAGCTCGCGGAGAAACTCCAGGAACGTTTCCCCGGCAGCCGGGTCGTCGCCCAGGTGACCCCTCCGTTCCGCCCCCTGACTCCGGAAGAAGAGCAACAACTGGCCGCCACCATCCGCGAAACAAGGCCCCATTTTTTCTGGGTCGGCCTCAGTACTCCAAAACAGGAAAGGTTCATGCATTCCTTCCTGGAAAAATTCCCCGACCTGACAGCCGGCTGGGACCACGGACTGGTCATGCTGGGTGTCGGCGCGGCCTTTGATTTCCATGCCGGACTGGTGAAGCAAGCTCCATCCTGGCTCCAGAAGCGCGGCCTGGAATGGTTTTTCCGCCTGCTGATGGAACCGAAGCGCCTATGGAGGCGCTATCTCTACAATAACCCCCGCTTCATCTGGCAGATCTTCCTGCAGATGACGGAGTTGAAAAAATTCTGA
- the cysC gene encoding adenylyl-sulfate kinase: MSNIHPEFHRFLQRSDKQSLLKQQGLVIWMCGLSGSGKSTIANAAERVLHQQGRFTVILDGDNLRTGLNANLGFSDTDRLENIRRIAEVAKILVSQGIIVFVSAITPRGELRDLARGLIGDDLFEVYIKASYEACEKRDVKGLYAKAARGEIQHFTGKDGSFEPPANADLILDTEASTVEDSAFELLEAIRERIALA; encoded by the coding sequence ATGTCCAACATCCACCCAGAGTTCCACCGTTTCCTCCAGCGCAGCGACAAACAGAGCCTGCTCAAGCAGCAAGGGCTGGTCATCTGGATGTGCGGCCTCTCCGGATCCGGAAAATCCACCATCGCCAATGCAGCCGAACGCGTGCTCCACCAACAGGGCCGCTTCACTGTCATCCTGGACGGTGACAATCTCCGCACCGGTCTCAACGCGAATCTGGGCTTCAGCGACACGGACCGGCTGGAGAACATCCGGCGGATCGCCGAGGTGGCGAAGATCCTCGTGTCCCAAGGAATCATCGTCTTCGTCTCCGCCATCACTCCGCGCGGAGAACTCCGGGACCTGGCCCGCGGGCTGATCGGCGACGATCTCTTCGAAGTCTACATCAAGGCAAGCTACGAAGCCTGCGAGAAGCGCGATGTGAAGGGCCTCTATGCCAAGGCAGCACGCGGCGAAATCCAGCACTTCACCGGCAAGGACGGCTCCTTCGAGCCTCCGGCGAATGCGGACCTGATCCTCGATACGGAAGCCTCCACCGTGGAGGACTCTGCCTTCGAGCTTCTGGAGGCGATCCGCGAGCGCATCGCCCTCGCTTAA
- the cysN gene encoding sulfate adenylyltransferase subunit CysN — protein MDLLRFTTAGSVDDGKSTLIGRLLYDSKSIFEDQLEAVEESSRRRGDEHVNLALLTDGLKAEREQGITIDVAYRYFATPKRKFIIADTPGHIQYTRNMVTGASTANLAIILIDARKGVIEQTKRHSFIANLLRIQHLVVAVNKMDLVDYSEETYNQIIKDYHEFASRLDNIVEITTIPISALNGDNVVDKSTNMPWYQGPSLLYHLEHVYVGGEENHVDARFPVQWVIRPMSNDWHDFRGFAGRVAGGVFKPGDEVTVLPSGFTSRIKAIHSPEGEREEAFAPQSVCLTLTDEIDISRGDTLVKANNPPLVSQDIEAMICWFSSKPMPPRAKLVIRHTTQETKAIIQSVKYHVNVDTLHKIEGLDSFSMNDIGRITLRTAVPLIHDSYRRNRSTGSFILIDPGTNETVAAGMIV, from the coding sequence ATGGACCTTCTCCGCTTCACCACCGCCGGTTCCGTCGATGACGGCAAATCTACCCTGATCGGCCGCCTCCTTTACGATTCCAAATCCATCTTCGAAGACCAACTCGAAGCCGTTGAGGAATCCTCCCGCCGCCGCGGGGATGAGCACGTCAACCTCGCGCTGCTGACCGATGGTCTGAAAGCCGAGCGCGAACAGGGCATCACCATCGACGTCGCCTACCGCTACTTCGCCACACCCAAGCGGAAATTCATCATCGCCGACACGCCCGGCCACATCCAGTACACCCGCAACATGGTGACCGGAGCATCCACCGCGAACCTCGCCATCATCCTCATCGACGCCCGCAAAGGCGTGATCGAACAGACGAAGCGCCACTCTTTCATCGCCAACCTGCTGCGCATCCAGCACCTCGTCGTGGCGGTGAACAAGATGGACCTCGTGGACTACTCCGAAGAGACCTACAACCAGATCATCAAGGACTATCACGAGTTCGCCTCGCGCCTCGATAACATCGTTGAGATCACCACCATCCCCATCTCCGCCCTCAACGGAGACAACGTCGTGGACAAATCCACGAACATGCCTTGGTACCAAGGTCCCTCCCTCCTTTACCATCTGGAACATGTCTATGTCGGCGGTGAGGAAAACCACGTCGATGCCCGTTTTCCCGTCCAGTGGGTCATCCGCCCGATGTCCAACGACTGGCACGACTTCCGCGGCTTCGCGGGCCGCGTTGCCGGTGGCGTCTTCAAACCGGGCGACGAAGTCACGGTGCTGCCCTCCGGTTTCACCAGCCGTATCAAAGCCATCCACAGCCCCGAGGGCGAGCGCGAGGAAGCATTCGCCCCCCAATCCGTCTGCCTCACCCTCACGGATGAGATCGACATTTCCCGCGGTGACACCTTGGTCAAAGCCAACAATCCCCCCCTTGTCTCCCAGGACATCGAGGCGATGATCTGCTGGTTCTCCTCAAAGCCGATGCCGCCCCGCGCCAAGCTGGTCATCCGCCACACCACCCAGGAAACCAAGGCCATCATCCAGAGCGTGAAATACCACGTGAATGTTGATACCCTGCACAAGATCGAAGGATTGGACTCTTTCAGCATGAATGACATCGGCCGCATCACCCTGCGCACCGCCGTTCCCCTCATCCACGACAGCTACCGCCGCAACCGCTCGACCGGCTCTTTCATCCTGATCGACCCCGGCACCAATGAAACCGTCGCCGCGGGAATGATTGTTTGA
- a CDS encoding UDP-glucose 6-dehydrogenase, translated as MKVQNICCLGAGYVGGPTMAMIAAKCPDIQVTVADFNEKRIDAWNSDELPVYEPGLDEVVLSARGRNLHFTTDIRAAIAAADLIFVSVGTPTKSYGIGAGRAADLRYIESAARLIAEVSDRDKIIVEKSTIPVKTASAIKTILAANSPNGAKFQVLSNPEFLAEGTAISDLNNPDRILIGGETTPEGYAAVEALVSVYANWVPRERIITTNLWSSELSKLVANAFLAQRISSINSISALCEATGADVDEVAKAIGMDSRIGPKFLKASVGFGGSCFQKDILNLVYLCESFGLPEVAAYWNQVIQINDWQKSRFVEKIVRTLFNTVSGKRIAILGFAFKKDTNDTRESAAIHVCRDLLHERAQLAIYDPQVDAAAIHRDLVEVGIDPSLVLSNVEICSDPYEAANGAHALATLTEWDEFKTLDLDKLHDLMLKPAFIFDGRAVFSSTALREHGLDAFIIGKGI; from the coding sequence ATGAAAGTCCAAAATATCTGCTGTCTCGGAGCCGGCTACGTCGGTGGCCCCACCATGGCGATGATCGCCGCCAAATGCCCGGACATCCAGGTAACCGTGGCCGACTTCAACGAGAAGCGCATCGATGCCTGGAACTCCGATGAGCTCCCGGTGTATGAGCCGGGACTTGATGAGGTGGTGCTCTCTGCCAGAGGCAGGAACCTTCACTTCACCACGGACATCCGGGCCGCCATCGCGGCAGCCGATCTCATCTTCGTATCCGTCGGCACCCCGACGAAGTCCTACGGAATCGGCGCCGGACGGGCAGCGGATCTCCGCTACATCGAGTCCGCCGCACGCCTGATCGCGGAAGTTTCCGACCGGGACAAGATCATCGTCGAGAAGTCCACCATCCCGGTGAAAACCGCCAGCGCGATCAAGACCATCCTGGCCGCGAACTCCCCCAATGGAGCGAAGTTCCAAGTTCTTTCCAATCCCGAGTTCCTTGCCGAGGGGACCGCCATCAGCGACCTGAACAACCCGGACCGCATCCTCATCGGCGGAGAAACCACCCCGGAAGGCTATGCCGCGGTGGAGGCTTTGGTTTCCGTCTATGCGAACTGGGTGCCGCGGGAGCGCATCATCACCACCAATCTTTGGTCATCGGAGCTTTCCAAGTTGGTGGCAAACGCCTTCCTCGCCCAGCGGATTTCCTCCATCAACTCAATCTCCGCCCTCTGCGAAGCCACCGGCGCGGATGTGGACGAAGTTGCCAAGGCCATCGGGATGGACTCCCGCATCGGCCCGAAGTTCCTCAAGGCCTCCGTCGGCTTCGGCGGCTCCTGCTTCCAGAAGGACATCCTCAACCTGGTCTATCTCTGCGAATCCTTCGGCCTGCCCGAAGTTGCAGCCTACTGGAACCAGGTGATCCAGATCAACGATTGGCAGAAGAGCCGCTTCGTCGAAAAAATCGTCCGCACGCTTTTCAACACGGTCTCAGGAAAGCGCATCGCCATCCTTGGCTTCGCGTTCAAGAAGGACACCAACGACACCCGCGAGTCCGCCGCCATCCACGTCTGCCGGGACCTCCTCCACGAGCGTGCCCAACTGGCGATCTATGATCCGCAGGTGGATGCCGCCGCGATCCACCGGGACCTCGTGGAGGTGGGCATCGATCCGTCCCTCGTCCTTTCCAACGTGGAAATCTGCTCCGATCCGTACGAGGCGGCCAACGGTGCCCACGCGCTCGCCACGCTGACCGAGTGGGATGAGTTCAAGACCCTGGATCTGGACAAGCTCCACGATCTGATGCTGAAACCCGCCTTCATTTTCGACGGACGGGCCGTGTTTTCCAGTACCGCGCTGAGGGAGCATGGCCTGGATGCGTTCATCATCGGCAAAGGCATCTAA